The genomic DNA ACGACCGGCTATACCTACGACATGATCCCGGGCGATTCGAGTCTGGCACGTTCGCTGCCGCCTTCGCTGCAGCATCCGATGGGAACCGACGATGCCGGACGCGACATGCTCGCTCGCGTGCTGCAGGGCGGACGCATTTCACTGATGGTCGGTATAATCTCGACGATCGTATCGCTATTTGTCGGCGTCAGCTATGGTGCGATCGCCGGATTTCTCGGCGGCCGCATCGACAATCTAATGATGCGCATCGTCGACATCATCTACGCTATTCCGTATATTTTGATCGTTATCGTCCTGCTGTCGGTCTTTGGCGGGCCGAGCACGCCCGAATGGATCAAGTGGCTCTCGACCAATATCGGCGGGGCCGGCAATCAGGCGTTGAGCCAGATATTTCTGCTGTTTTTCGCACTTGGGCTGGTGTCCTGGCTGACGATGGCACGTGTTGTCCGCGGGCAGATATTGTCGCTCAAGAATCAGGAATTTGTACTCGCCGCACGTGCGACCGGCGTTTCGACATTCGGCATAATATTTCGCCATCTGGTGCCAAACGCGCTCGGCCCGGTGATCGTGTATGCGACACTGACGGTTCCGAGCGTGATGCTGACAGAGGCG from Acidobacteriota bacterium includes the following:
- a CDS encoding ABC transporter permease, coding for MSENAEIVKGTSLWRDAWKRLRRNRLALAGLIFITLMVIAVLAGPSIVVWTTGYTYDMIPGDSSLARSLPPSLQHPMGTDDAGRDMLARVLQGGRISLMVGIISTIVSLFVGVSYGAIAGFLGGRIDNLMMRIVDIIYAIPYILIVIVLLSVFGGPSTPEWIKWLSTNIGGAGNQALSQIFLLFFALGLVSWLTMARVVRGQILSLKNQEFVLAARATGVSTFGIIFRHLVPNALGPVIVYATLTVPSVMLTEAFLSFLGLGVQAPYASWGSLADAGIRNLAIFPWQLIFPGVTMALTLFSLNFLGDGIRDALDPQTRKF